The following nucleotide sequence is from Pasteurella multocida.
TAGCGCAATCTGGTATTGCACCACAGAATGCACAGCAACAACGTCAACTTACAGAGCTTGCCACGCAAATCAAAATTGCCTTAACGGATAAGCTTGAAACATCGATCTCTTATCAAGGCTGGCAAGGCAATATCAGTCGTGAGCAATTCAATCAGCTGATTCAAGGGTTAGTAAAACGCTCATTATTGGCTTGTCGTCGTGCCTTAAAAGATGCCGACGTAAGTGCTGATGAAGTATGCGAAGTGGTGATGGTCGGTGGTTCAACTCGTGTGCCGTTTGTGCGTGAACAAGTGGCGGTATTTTTCCAAAAAGAGCCGTTAACCTCGATTGATCCAGATAAAGTTGTGGCATTAGGTGCGGGGATTCAAGCGGATATTTTAGTGGGGAATAAACCCGATGCGGACATGTTGTTGTTAGATGTGATTCCACTCTCACTTGGCATTGAAACAATGGGGGGATTAGTAGAAAAAATTATTCCACGTAATACCACTATTCCAGTCGCGCGTGCACAGGAGTTTACCACCTTTAAAGATGGACAAACCGCGATGTCTGTTCACGTGGTACAAGGTGAACGTGAAATGGTCGCAGATTGTCGTTCCTTAGCGCGTTTTAGCTTAAGAGGTATTCCAGCGATGGCAGCAGGGGCGGCACATGTTCGTGTCACCTATCAAGTGGATGCGGATGGTTTGTTAAGTGTCACTGCGATGGAAAAATCCACGGGGGTGCAGTCATCCATTCAGGTTAAACCTTCTTATGGGTTAAGTGATGATGAAATTACCAATATGCTAAAAGCCTCCATGCTGAATGCCAAAGAAGATATCCAAGCGCGTTTATTGGCAGAACAACGTGTAGAAGCGCAACGTGTATTAGAAAGTGTAGGTTCAGCATTAAGTGCTGATCAAGATTTATTAAATGACGAAGAATTAAGTGCGGTGAAAAACGCCATTATTTCTTTGCAACGCCTGCAAAAAGAAGGTGATACGCAAGAAATTAAGCAAGGTATTAAACAGCTTGATCTTGCAACACAAGAGTTTGCATCGCGTCGAATGGATAAGTCAATTCGTCAAGCCCTTGCTGGCAAAGCGATTGATGATGTAATGAAAAACGCAAAATAACCTTAAGAGATAGGATTAAAATGCCAAAAGTTGTATTTTTACCCCACGAAGAACTTTGCCCTGAAGGTTTAGCTTTAGAGGTAGCAGAGGGAGAAAACTTATTAGATGCAGCACTAGATGCCGGCATCGACATCGAGCACGCCTGTGATAAATCTTGTGCGTGTACCACCTGTCATGTGATTATTCGCGAGGGCTTTGATAGTTTAAATGAAAGCACGGATATGGAAGATGACATGCTTGATAAAGCGTGGGGGCTCGAAGTGGATAGTCGTTTGAGCTGCCAATGTTTGGTGGGGAAAGAAGATTTAGTGGTTGAAATTCCAAAATACAGTTTAAATCACGCGCGTGAAGAATAAACAAAAGGCTCAACAAAGTTGAGCCTTTCTCTTTAAGAAAACTCTAAAATCGACCGCACTTTCAGCATAGCGCTAATCTAACTGACTTAAATGCTGCTTTCCTAACAACCCCATTTGACGCTGAATATGCTGTTGTCTTTTTTTCACATAAGCACAGGGTTTGTCCACTTTGAAGATAATCGGGTTTGGAAGTACTGCTGCGAGTAATGCGGCTTCAGCATTGCTTAACTGTTTAGCCGGTTTGTGAAAATAATGCTGACTGGCAGCTTCTACACCAAAAATATTCGGTCCAAATTCAGCAATATTAAGATAGACTTCCAGAATGCGTTTTTTAGACCAAAGGGTTTCAAGCACGAGCGTGGTAGGCATTTCAATGGCTTTGCGCAACCAACTTTGCCCATGCCACAAGTATAGATTTTTAGCTGTTTGCTGGCTGATGGTTGAGCCTCCGCGGATTCTTTTTCCGCGTTGATTGTGTTGTAAAGCAGATTGAATGGCGTCCCAATCAAAGCCATAATGGGTCGTAAAGCGTTGATCTTCGCTAGCAATGACGGCTAACTGCATGGATTGACTTATTTGCTCAAGAGGGACCCATTGATAATGGATCGTGCTACTCAAATTCCCTTCAAACAGATAGCCTATTTTTTGCTGTAGCATATAGGCAGAAAACGGAACGGGTACGAAACGAAACAGTACCACACTTGAAAAAAACAGCACGAGAAATAGTGCAAAAGTGCGGTAAAGTTTGCGTTTAAATTGTTGCCAAATACTGAAACAAGGAAAAGGATGCTTAGTCTTTTTTAGCTTGCTCATCTAATTGTTCTTTTACCCACGCCATAAATTCAGGTGGCATGGTTTTAATCATATTTGAGCCACGAGTAATGGTGGCTGCGCTGGTATTGAGATTTTGCTGAATTTCGCGTTGGGGTACGCTTTTATCTAATAATTGAGCGACAATTTGTAAGCGTAGTCCGACGGAGTCTCGTTCGTCAGGGGTGAGCAAGAGAGTTAAGATTTCCTGCTCTTTGCCTTGGGCGAATGCGGTGCGTAACATTTCGACGAAAGCATGCCATTGTTCAAGATTGCGACTTAAGTACATAGTATTTCCTCCCTTTGACTATCGCACTAGTATAATCGATTATATTCATCTTGGCTAAATTTTTGCTGTGGTTGCTGTTGTAGCCACTGATAATACACATCATAAGTCAACACATTTTGTACATAACCTCTTGTTTCATAAAAAGGTATCGAGGCAATGAACTCTGCCATACTTAATTTACCGTCCGCTTTCGCTAACCAACGATCCACTCGGCTTGCCCCCGCATTATAAGCCGCGGCAATTAAAATACGGTTATTACCATATTTATCATACAGTTGCTGCAAATGAGCGGTGCCTAGCATAATGTTATCAAAGGGATCAAACAGTTGCTTTTGATGCGTATAAGGCAAACCTGCTTCTTGGGCTGTTTGTTTTGCGGTACTCGGTAAGAGTTGCATCAGCCCTTGTGCATTGGCATGAGAGGAAACATAGGGTTTCCAAGCACTTTCTTGGCGCGCGATAGCCATCGCAAAAGTGCGCGAAACATTTTTATTATTGAGATGTAAATCGAACCAATCTAAATAGGCATTGGGTAAGCGCAGGGCAAGATAGCCCCATGCTTTGGCCTGAATTGTCGCTTCTACGCCTAAATCAAACCAAGCTTGTTCCGTGGCAAAGTGTGACAAGGCGAGTTTTTGTTCAAAGTTCGCTTTCTCCAATAAGGCTTTCCACTCAAGATTCATATATTGAGTGGCGTTGTGTTCGCGTAGTTCCGCGATCCTACTTAATTCAACGGAGAATTTCTCTTGTATATCTGTGGCAGAAGTCGAGCTAAAAACGTCCATTGCGGGAGCGTAGTCGATATTCAATTCCGCACTGGCTAACAAAGGGTAAAACCCGCGTTGTTTTGCTAATTGTTGAAAGATTTGTTGGGCTTGTTCAGTGGTTTTTTTATTTTGTGCGAAGACTTTTGCTTGCCAATAACGCCATTCTTCTTTCTGTTTGGCGCTATTGGACAACAAATCTAGCCAAGGTGTGAGCTCGGTTTTTTCACGCAGCGCGGTACGTAAACGGCGTTCTGTGAGCGTATCTTCTTTCAGCTCAAATAACTGTGCATCTCGCCATTTTTGCAAGTTGAGGTTTTCACTATCAAAGAGATGGCTAATTAAGTGCTTTTTCCATTGACGTTGTTGTGCTTCAGATAACCTTAGCTTATTTGCCCATTGTGCATAGGGTTCAAAAGGATCATGCTGGTTTTTGATGTCCGTTTCTTTCAGCCGTTTTATCAACGCAGAAAAATGATTTAACAGGATTCGCTGTGCAAACGGATCATCCGCAGAAAGGGTATCAATAAAAAAAGCAGATTGAGGGTGCTGTAAGCGTAACGGATTTTTACTGAGCTGGTGGAGCTCATTTAGCCAGCGTTTCGTGTCTGCTTGGTCAGCTTGTTGTAATAAGGAAGCAAGTAGCGCTTGATTGCCTTGCTCAAAGGCGAGGACGGCACGTTCTTTTAATTCAGTTTCCTCAGGATAACCTTTTTCTTTCCAACGTGCGAAAAGCGTATCACAGGCTTTGGGTAAAGAAGCACCATTGCGCCATATTTGGGCGACTTGTTGTTGCCATTGTTTGAGGGAAAACGCTGGAGAATTAGGCTGCGTTTCATATTCCGCTTGTAACTGTATGCAACGTGAAGCCATATCTTTAGGGCGGAAAGGGGAGTGAATAATCGCTTGCCATTCAGCCTTGTCTTGAGCCTGTTGTAACCATTGTTTTTGCAATTCCGTTGTTAAGGGAAAAGACGGAAAATCGGTTTGGAATGCCTCAATCTGTGCTAAGGATAATTGGTCTTTGAGTGCTTTTAAGTAAGCGTATTGAGCGTAAGGATAAAGAGGATAATCCTCAATTTTTGCTAATAGGGCTTGCACAATCCGTTGCGTGTTTTCGGATTGTGAACGTTGCAGTAATTGATGTATTTTTTGATAAATCTGGCGTGCTTGCACTAAATTGGTCGTGGTAAGCGATGCCTCAGTAGGTTGAGTCTTATCTTCTGGTACGCTAACAGACGCGGCAGCAAGTGACATCGACATCAAGGTCAGTAAATAAGTGAGCGCAATTTTTGTTAGTTTCATTCATTTCTCGAACAGATTAAGGATAAAAATGATACAAATTTAGACCTGATTTGACAGGAAAAGTGCGGTGTGTTTTTAATTTATTTTGAACAAGAAAAAGGGCGAAAGCTTTTTCGCCCTAAGATAAATGACATATAAAGGGATTAAAAAACGCGTTTAAAGGGCTTGATGATGACATCCGCATATACGCCTGCTTCCACATAGGGATCTTCACTCGCCCATTGTTGCGCATCCGCTAAGCTAGCAAATTGAGCAATCACGGTTGAACCAGTAAACCCAGCTTCACCCGGATTTTCACTGTCAATGGCGGGATTAGGACCCGCGACCAATAGACGATCTTCTGCTTGGAGCTGAGTTAAGCGGGCGAGGTGTTTCTCACGCACGGCTAAACGTTGTGCTAAGGTGTTAGGGTTATCCTGTGCAAAAATAACATAGTACATCATCATTTCTTTCCTTCTTTGTGGCTTAAGAGAGTGCTTGAGTTAATTCTGGGTTATTTTCTCGTGGTACCGCGCGAGGTCGTCCTTCTTTATCGACAGCAACAAACGTAAAGACCGCCTCAGTCACACAATAGCGTTCCCCAATCGGTTCACTGGCGACTTTTTTCACCCACACTTCTACTTTAATTTTAATAGATGAACGTCCCACACTTAAACATTTACCGTAACAGCAAACCACATCGCCTACCGCAATAGGACGGATAAAGGTCATGCTGTCGACTGCAATAGTGACGACGCGACCATGTGCGATTTCTTTCGCTAAAATCGCGCCGCCCATATCCATTTGTGACATAATCCAACCACCAAAAATATCACCATTGGCATTCGTATCAGAAGGCATTGCGAGAGTACGTAGTAATAATGTGCCTCGAGTATCACAGCTTTTTGAAGTATCAACGTGAGTTGTCATGATCATTCCTTATTGTTGCTTTTGGTTTGCGGAAGATAGCGGTAAATATAGATGCCGGTGATTATTGTGGCAATGAGAGTCATACCGAGAATACCGAACGTCTTAAAATCCACCCACAAATCGTCCGATAAATATTGGCTAATATAAAGATTAATTAACATGCAGAGTAAGAAGAAAAGTGCCCAACCGAGATTGAGTCGATTCCATACCTGTTCCGGTAACTCAAGCGCATCTTCTTTGCCTAACATTAGTTTTATCAGATTTTTATTAAAGCCATATTGGCTAACAAGTAAAACCAAGGCAAAAATGGCATAGACAATGGTCACTTTCCATTTTAAGTATTCAAGTTGATTAAAATACGCCGTTAATGTACCAAAAAATACCACAGCGATCCCCATAAACAGTTGTTGTTTTTCAACTTTGCCATATTTGATTTTTAGAATCAGTAATTGAATGAGGGTCGCGATGATCAAGGTAATTGCGGCTTCGCGGATGCCCACGAGCTTGTACACCGCAAAGAACAAAATAAGTGGAATAAATTCTAATAATTGTTTCATGTTGGTTTACGCCTTTTGCATAAAAATAGTATAGAAACGGTAAGTGAAAACCAATGAGAAGACGGTTAAAAATGCAATTAACAAGGTAACGGCGATTTCTACGATTAAATTGGTTGCGATTGCTGCGAATTGGCGGATCACTACGGGTAATAAGAAATACACAATCATGGAATATGAAAATAATGGGATAACCCGTTTGATCCCCGCCTTCCATGTTGTTTGGAATGATTGGATTAGACCCTCACGCGTGATTAGGTAATGTGTCGATGTTAAACAAAAACGGATGCACAGATAAAAACCGAATCCCACAGACAGTAAGGAAAACATCGAGGGTTGTGATTTCTTCACAGTTAATGAGAAAAAGATTTCAGATAAACCAATAATAATTGGGGTGATTAATAGGATATTAATGATAAGGGCGCCGAAGAAACGCTGCAATGCTAAGCTAAAACTGGCATTGAGAGAAGGGTTACTTTGACTAATGTGATGGATAGAAATCAAGCACCATGCCGCAATGATAAAATCAATGATTTGGTGAAAAAAATATAAGGATATGCCATTGGGGGCAGGCGTGGAGATGCCTAAAACTTGGGCTAAATCGTCACTACTATTGCCTAGTGACATCACCTCAGTTGATGAAAAGCTACTTATCAATAAACTAATTAGAAAATTACTGAGAAAAAAAGCAAATACAAATGTGACAGTCGTTTGGCGCTGATTGCGCACAAAATTCCAGCTATCTTGAAAAATTTTTGTAAAATTAATGGACATTTATAAACACTCATTTTAGGACAACAGATTGGCGCATTATACCGTTTTTTACGCCAAAATTCATACCAAATGTGCGTTTTTTTATTACGGATTCTTTTTGTTTAGCTTGGATGAAAAAAGAAACAATAAATACTATTTTTTAACAAAAATTTAAAAACTTGATAAAGATCAGTAAATCGCAGTTTGTGACATGGTATGTTAAATAAGCTAAAAAGACGTAATTTTTAGCGGATTTTTGACAATTTATAGACAGATGAGGTTTTGCAATGAAAAAGACAGTATTAGCATTAGGTGTGATGGCAGCATTAGTTGCAGGTTCGGCAGTGGCACATCAAGCAGGTAGTGTGATTGTGCGAGGTGGTCCAATTTTAGTAGTGCCAAACGCGTCGACGAATCATGATGTGTTTAAGTTTGATGTCAATTCCAACGCACAATTAGGATTAACCGCCACTTATATGGCAACAGATAATCTTGGTGTTGAGTTATTAGCGGCGACACCATTCAGCCATGAGATTACATTAGGCAATACCTTAGTTGGTAAAACGAAGCATTTACCGCCAAGTTTATATGCACAATATTATTTCTTAGACAAAGATGCGAAAGCTCGTCCTTATGTGGGGGCGGGTGTTAACTACACCACATTCTTTAGTGAAAAAGCGGTATTAAATGGCGTGACTGATCTGAAATTAAAAGATTCTTGGGGACCTGCGTTCAATGCTGGGGTAGATATCCAAGTCGCAGATAACTTATTTTTAAATACGGCTATTTGGTATGCAAAAATCAAAAGTAAAGCCACATTTAAACTTGGTGATGTAGAGCATAAAGTCAATGTGAAATTAGATCCAACGGTGTTCTTTGTTGGCTTAGGTTATCGTTTTTAAACCTGAAAATGATATAAAAAATAATGGGCAATATGATTTGCCCATTTTTTTGTGGTGAAGTTTGTTAGGAAACGAGATCCAACATCTCTTGTGCATTTGCCAGCGCACTGTCAGTAATCTTACTACCACCCAACAATTTAGCTAATGCTTTTACGCGTTGTGCCGGCGAAAGTGCGGTCATTTTGGTTTCTGTTTTTTCGTCAATAATGTGTTTTTCTACACTAAAGTGTTGATGACCTTGGCAGGCGACTTGTGGTAAATGAGTGATACATAATACTTGGCAACGTTGTCCGAGTTTACGCAGTAATTTTCCGACGACACTGGCGGTGGCACCACTAATGCCTACATCTACTTCATCAAAAATTAAAGTTGGAATAGCGGATTTATCTGAGGTAAGCACTTGGATCGCCAGTGAAATACGGGAGAGTTCTCCACCTGAGGCGATTTTATTCAGCGGTTGCGCACTTTGCCCTAAGTTACTGCGTAAGTTAAATTGTATGCTGTTAATGCCATGGCTTGTTATTTTGTCATGTTCAGGATTGAGTTCAATAAAAAACTCGGCATTTTCCATGGCTAATTGTTTAATGGATTTGCTAACTTGTTGCGCTAATTGATTGGCGCCTTGTTGGCGACTCTGATGTAACGCCAATGCACTCGCTTGGGCTTTCGCATAGGCGATTTGTTCTTGTGCAATTAAACGCTGTTCACTTTCAGAAAAATCGACTAATTGAGTCAATTCTTGCTGTAAAGTGCGGTGTAATTCAACTAAATTTTCAGGTTTGACATGATGCTTACGCGCAAGCTGTAGGGCTTGTCCCATGCGTTGCTCGATATCGTGCAGTAAAGCTGGATCTTGTTCTATATCGCTTGCGAGTTGCTGCATTTCATGACTTGCTTCTTGAATTTGGATCAAGGCGTCTTGCAATAGATGTGCGACATTGCTATAGCGTTGATCTAACTCACAGAGATCTGCAAGGTGTTGTGTTGCTCGATAAAGCAGAGAATCAATATTGACTGTCTCATTTTCACTTAATAGTTGCAGTGTAGATTGTGAAAGCGTGGTTAATTGTTCCGTGTTGGAAAGACGTTTATGTTCTTCTTCTAATTCTACATATTCATTGTCACGCAAATTAAACGCATCCAGTTCTTCAACTTGATATTGCAGTAACTGCTTCTTCGCTTCATTTTCTGCCACTTGTTGTTTAAAAGTTTGTACTTGATATTGTAAGGCTTTCCAAGCTTGATAATCTGTTTGCATTTGGTTCAGAAGGGCAGTATGTCCACAGAATCGATCTAACAACTGTAGCTGGTATTCTGGTTTGAGTAACAATTGGGAGGCATGTTGTCCATTAATATGGACAAGATATTGACCAAATTCTTTCAGCTGAGCTACTGAAACAGGAATCCCATTAATAAAGGCTTTAGAGCGACCGTCATGGTTAATAAGACGACGCAAAATACATTCTTCAGGATTTTCCGTGTCGTGTAATTCCTGTTGTATTAACCATTGACGCGCAGGGGCATTTTTCTCAAGAGCAAACGTCGCGCTAATATCCGCACGTTCTTGCCCTTCGCGTAGCATACTGATATCGGTACGCTGACCAAGACAAACCCCTAATGCATCAAGCGCAATGGATTTTCCTGCACCAGTTTCACCTGTAATGACGGACATACCTTGCGTAAATTCAATATTCAAATGACGAACGATCGCAAAATGATTAATAGTGAGTTGAATAAGCATTGCAAAATCTCCATTACTGTATATTTATCAGTTTATAACTGTTTTTATATACAGTAAAGTGCTTTTGCTAAATTTTAAGCATTTTTAAACAGAATTGCGTAGCCAGCCTAATTTGGAACTCAATACTTTATAGTAATTGTAATTTTTCAAATGTAGCAGACGCAGTTTATCAGGACTTTTTTGAATATGTACAATGTCATCTGGCGAGAATTCTAACGCCACTTGACTATCACAACCGACTTCTAATTGTGAGGTATTATATTCCGCGAAACGAATGGAAATTTTGCTGTCGCCATCAATCACCAGTGGGCGAGAGGATAGGGTGTGAGGGAACATCGGCACCAGTGCAATAGCATTGAGCTGTGGCGTTAAAATAGGTCCCCCAGCAGAGAGTGAGTAGGCAGTCGAGCCTGTTGGTGTAGAAATAATTAAACCGTCTGAACGTTGTGAGAAGGCGAATTTATCATTGATATAAACATGAAAATCGATCATGTGGGCAATTTTAGCTGGGTGAACTACCGCTTCATTGACTGCATTTCCGCGCGCAATGATTTTTCCATTTCGTTCGACACTGGCTTCTAAAATGAAACGTTCTTCTACAAAACAATCCCCGTCTTCTAAACAGGCTTGCAGTTGTGAATAGGCATTTTTCGGGTCGATATCCGTGAGAAAGCCTAAGTTGCCTCTATTGATACCAATTAACGCAATGTCATATTTAGCAAGGGTTCGAGCACGACCTAATACATTACCATCACCGCCAATCACAATGGCCAGTTGAGCCCGTTGTCCAATCTCATCCACAGAGGCTAAATAATTTTCACTCAAACCAAGTTGTTCACCAATTGGGCGCTCAACGAGCACCTGATAGCCTTTCTCAAGTAACCATTGAAAAAGATTTTTATGCATTTGTAAGGTTACATCATGGCGAGGTTTACCAAGTAACCCTATGATCTGAAAAGAAGATTGTAGCGCTTTAATATCAATGGTATTCGGGTGTTTCATGTCTTATTCCATCGGCTAAAAAAGATAACCGCACTTGAATTCAAAAAATTAGTCATTATATTACACACAAATCCTTTTATTTGTCAGCAAGTATCTATAGATAGGCTGACTTTTATATTTTTGTTAGAATGAGCCAACAGGTTTACATGAATGGAGAACGAGATGTCAAACAAAGAGCAACACATTGAAAAAGAAGAGCAACTTCAAGAAGAAAAACATGAGGAACAACAAAAAACCGAAGAAACAGAAGTTGAAGCTGTGAATGGGGTTGATCCTCTTGAAGAAGCCATTTTGCGGGTACAAGAATTAGAAGCACAGCTGACAGAAATGGTCAAAAAAGAACAGGATTTCTTACTGCGTAGTCGTGCTGAAATGGATAATATCCGCCGTCGTGCTGAGCAAGATGTGGAGAAAGCCCATAAGTTTGGATTAGAGAAATTCTCAAAAGATATTTTAAATACCATTGATAATTTAGAGCGTGCTTTAGCGACGCCGGCAAACTTAGAAGATGAAAGTATTAAGTCATTGTTCGATGGCGTCGAATTGACTTTAAAAGAATTACTCGCCACGGTTTCTCGCTTTGGGGTAGAGGCGGTTGGTGTAGTTGGTGAAACTTTCAACCCAGAAGTTCATCAAGCGATTTCGATGCAACCAATGGAAGGTTTTGAAACCAACCAAATTACAGTTGTTTTACAAAAAGGGTATTTATTAAATGGACGAGTGATCCGCCCTGCCATGGTGATGGTTGCCGCTTAAGTTTTTATCCCTCATCGTATGCCCACTGATGAATATTGTTCATCGGTGGGCTTTTTTTATCCATTTTTTCTATTTTATATAGCGAAAAGGTATAAATAATCACTAAAAAAGGGTTGTTATTTATAAAGAATTCTCATTTAATTCATATCCGTCTATTTTATTTTTTGATTAGAGTACTTTATGGTTATTAGCAATCTTATTATTTTCAGTTTACTTTTAGTCTTACTGCGTGTGATTTATACCCGCACCCAAAAACTGGGTATAACAGTTTTGATTGGTCTTTTACTTGGGGTCATTTGCGGGGTGTTATTACAACAGTTTGCAACCCCAATGGTGATTAAACCAACATTAGAATGGATTAATCTGGTTGGCAATGGCTATGTTCGTTTATTACAAATGATCGTGATGCCATTGGTTTTTGTGTCCATTCTGTCTGCGATAACGCGTTTAAATCAGGCTAGTGCTTTAGGAAAAATCAGCTTAAGTGTCATTTCGGTGTTATTGATCACCACCGCGATTGCCGCAGCGATCGGGATTGCAATGACTTATGCATTTGATTTAACGGCAGAAGGCTTGATTGCAGGGGAGAGAGAGCTTGCTGCACAAACGCATGTAGCAGGACGGGTTGAAAAAGTCAGTGAGCTAACGATTCCTTCTATGTTGCTTTCTTTTATTCCGAAAAATCCGTTTTTAGAGCTCACAGGGGCAAATCCAACCTCGATTATTAGTGTCGTGATTTTTGCTGCGTTATTGGGAATAGCGTCGTTAAGTTTAGCAAAAGAAGATCATGCACTTGGCGAACGTATTGCGCAAGGTGTAGATACCTTAAATAAATTGATCATGCGTTTAGTGCGTATGGTGATCCGTTTAACACCTTATGGTGTGTTTGCACTCATGTTGAAAATGGCGACCACCTCAAAATGGGCAGATATTGTAAATCTAGGCACCTTTATTGTTGCTTCGTATGCGGCGATTTTCTTAATGTTTGTCGTACAGGGTCTGTTATTAGCCGTATTCCGTGTGAATCCTTTTACCTATTTTAAGAAAGTCATGCCAACCTTGAGTTTCGCATTTACTTCGCGTTCAAGTGCGGCAACTTTACCGCTAAATATTGAAACGCAAACCAATAAACTAGGTAATAACAATGTGATTGCAAATTTTGCCGCGACTTTTGGTGCGACCATCGGACAAAATGGGTGTGCGGGGATTTACCCTGCCATGCTAGCGGTAATGGTGGCACCGACAGTGGGGATTGACCCTTTTAGTCTAGGTTATTTAGCTACCTTGATTTTAGTCGTCACGATTTCTTCGTTAGGGATTGCCGGTGTTGGCGGTGGTGCCACTTTTGCCGCCATTGTGGTGTTATCGACCTTAAATTTACCTCTTGCCTTAGTGGGTTTATTAATTTCGATTGAGCCATTGATTGATATGGGACGAACTGCTTTAAACGTGAATGGTTCGATGGTGGCGGGTACGATCACGAATCAACTGTTAGATAAAAAGACAGAAAAGGTATAAAACAGAAAGAAAAAAGAGGTGGAAATCAATTCCACCTTCTTTTTTATCTTTATCGATTAAAATGTCAGTTCTGCGTTTAATTTGAAATTACGACCTGGAGCATTAAATCGGTTAATACCTTCGCCGGTTTTTTTATCAATCATGTTACTTGTACCGAATGAGCGAATAGAGCGTGCTGAATCCCAAGTTAAATACTTACGATTAGTTAAATTGTAAACACCAAATTGTAATGTTAAGTTTTTGATCGGTTTTGCGTACATCACCATATCTATCAAGGTGTAAGAATTACTACGCCATTTCATCGAGCTATCAGTAATTGTTATTTCTTTATTGGCAGCAATTTCATCTGCTCGTTCG
It contains:
- a CDS encoding OmpW family outer membrane protein, which codes for MKKTVLALGVMAALVAGSAVAHQAGSVIVRGGPILVVPNASTNHDVFKFDVNSNAQLGLTATYMATDNLGVELLAATPFSHEITLGNTLVGKTKHLPPSLYAQYYFLDKDAKARPYVGAGVNYTTFFSEKAVLNGVTDLKLKDSWGPAFNAGVDIQVADNLFLNTAIWYAKIKSKATFKLGDVEHKVNVKLDPTVFFVGLGYRF
- the recN gene encoding DNA repair protein RecN yields the protein MLIQLTINHFAIVRHLNIEFTQGMSVITGETGAGKSIALDALGVCLGQRTDISMLREGQERADISATFALEKNAPARQWLIQQELHDTENPEECILRRLINHDGRSKAFINGIPVSVAQLKEFGQYLVHINGQHASQLLLKPEYQLQLLDRFCGHTALLNQMQTDYQAWKALQYQVQTFKQQVAENEAKKQLLQYQVEELDAFNLRDNEYVELEEEHKRLSNTEQLTTLSQSTLQLLSENETVNIDSLLYRATQHLADLCELDQRYSNVAHLLQDALIQIQEASHEMQQLASDIEQDPALLHDIEQRMGQALQLARKHHVKPENLVELHRTLQQELTQLVDFSESEQRLIAQEQIAYAKAQASALALHQSRQQGANQLAQQVSKSIKQLAMENAEFFIELNPEHDKITSHGINSIQFNLRSNLGQSAQPLNKIASGGELSRISLAIQVLTSDKSAIPTLIFDEVDVGISGATASVVGKLLRKLGQRCQVLCITHLPQVACQGHQHFSVEKHIIDEKTETKMTALSPAQRVKALAKLLGGSKITDSALANAQEMLDLVS
- a CDS encoding NAD(+) kinase, coding for MKHPNTIDIKALQSSFQIIGLLGKPRHDVTLQMHKNLFQWLLEKGYQVLVERPIGEQLGLSENYLASVDEIGQRAQLAIVIGGDGNVLGRARTLAKYDIALIGINRGNLGFLTDIDPKNAYSQLQACLEDGDCFVEERFILEASVERNGKIIARGNAVNEAVVHPAKIAHMIDFHVYINDKFAFSQRSDGLIISTPTGSTAYSLSAGGPILTPQLNAIALVPMFPHTLSSRPLVIDGDSKISIRFAEYNTSQLEVGCDSQVALEFSPDDIVHIQKSPDKLRLLHLKNYNYYKVLSSKLGWLRNSV
- the grpE gene encoding nucleotide exchange factor GrpE, producing MSNKEQHIEKEEQLQEEKHEEQQKTEETEVEAVNGVDPLEEAILRVQELEAQLTEMVKKEQDFLLRSRAEMDNIRRRAEQDVEKAHKFGLEKFSKDILNTIDNLERALATPANLEDESIKSLFDGVELTLKELLATVSRFGVEAVGVVGETFNPEVHQAISMQPMEGFETNQITVVLQKGYLLNGRVIRPAMVMVAA
- a CDS encoding L-cystine transporter — its product is MVISNLIIFSLLLVLLRVIYTRTQKLGITVLIGLLLGVICGVLLQQFATPMVIKPTLEWINLVGNGYVRLLQMIVMPLVFVSILSAITRLNQASALGKISLSVISVLLITTAIAAAIGIAMTYAFDLTAEGLIAGERELAAQTHVAGRVEKVSELTIPSMLLSFIPKNPFLELTGANPTSIISVVIFAALLGIASLSLAKEDHALGERIAQGVDTLNKLIMRLVRMVIRLTPYGVFALMLKMATTSKWADIVNLGTFIVASYAAIFLMFVVQGLLLAVFRVNPFTYFKKVMPTLSFAFTSRSSAATLPLNIETQTNKLGNNNVIANFAATFGATIGQNGCAGIYPAMLAVMVAPTVGIDPFSLGYLATLILVVTISSLGIAGVGGGATFAAIVVLSTLNLPLALVGLLISIEPLIDMGRTALNVNGSMVAGTITNQLLDKKTEKV